A region of the Chryseobacterium cucumeris genome:
GAATTAAATATAAAAAAGTTACAGATTGAAAAATTATATTTTATTTTAAAAAAACTTTTGGGAATTTTGCACCATGACAAATGAACAATATCAGGAAGCTATCGACTGGCTTTTCGTACAGATGCCCAACTATCAGATAGATGGACAGAAGGCTTATAAACCTGGACTTGATAATATAACAAAGCTTTGTGCTTTTTTTGGAAATCCTCAGGATAAAATAAAGTGTATTCATATTGGCGGCACCAATGGAAAAGGTTCTTCAAGCAATATGCTGGCATCTGTTCTTCAGGAAGCCGGTTATAAAACAGGATTATACAATTCTCCACACCTTATAGACTTCACAGAGCGCATAAAGGTGAATGGAAAAAACTGTAATAAAGAATTTGTCTTTGATTTTATTCAAAAACTGAAAACGATTCCGGAAGACATCCGTCCCTCTTTCTTCGAGTTTACGACCATCATGGCTTTTGAATATTTTTATCAGCAGCAGGTAGATTTTGCCATTATTGAAGTTGGATTGGGAGGAAGACTGGATTCAACAAATATTATCAAACCGTTGATTTCGGCTATTACTAATGTTCAGCTGGATCATCAGAATATTCTTGGAGATACCATCGAAGAAATTGCATCAGAGAAGGCTGGAATTATTAAACAACATATCCCGATTATTTCCGGTGACGAAAATGAAGTTGTCAAAAATATCATTAAAAAGAAAGCTACGAAAGAAAATGCTGCTTTGATAGATGCCACTCTTATCAATACAGATCTGGAATCTGATCTGAAAGGGAATTACCAGAAGAAAAATGTCAGAGTCGTTCTGGCCGCTGTAGAAGAATTAAGGAAACTTAAAGTAAATATTTCTGATGAAGCATTGGAAAAAGGACTTCTCCATGTTCACCAGAATACAGGATTTATTGGCCGTTGGTTTGAATTTTCACAACATCCGCTTACGATTTGTGATACGGGACACAATCAGGCAGGTTTGGAGTATGTTTTTTCACAATTAAATTCAATTGACAGGCACAAGCATATTATTTTGGGGTTTGTGAACGACAAAAAAATAGATGATGTGATGAAATTACTTCCCGAAAATTCTGAGTTCTATTTTGCAAAACCATCCATCAACAGGGGAAGACACCCGGAAGATTATGAAAATCTGCTTCAGGAGGCGAAAATTTTTTATAAAATTTTTGATTCTGTACAGGAAGCGTATCTCTCTGCAAAAGAACGATGTACAAATGAAGAAATGATTTTTATCGGCGGAAGCAACTTTGTAGTGGGAGATTTTTTGGAAAAAAATTTGGAGATTAAAGAATAAGTCGTATATTTGCACCACTCTAAACAAGAGAACAAGTCTAGAGGGTTCTTAGCTCAGTTGGTTCAGAGCATCTGGTTTACACCCAGAGGGTCGGGGGTTCGAATCCCTCAGGACCCACAGAAAAGGAAACGAAACCTTTCAAAAAAATTCGGGTTCTTAGCTCAGTTGGTTCAGAGCATCTGGTTTACACCCAGAGGGTCGGGGGTTCGAATCCCTCAGGACCCACAAAAAATCTCTCAGATTTCTGGGAGATTTTTTTATTTTACCCCTAAGCAATTTATAAAGCTTCTCCTCCACTTTTCCTTATATTTATCTACCTTTGCCTACATCGAATAGCCGAACTTGAAGCAGCTCCACATCATATCATTCAATTATCCCTACCCTCCTTCCTATGGTGGAATCATTGATGTATATTATAAAATCAAGGCCATATCTGATATGGGAATAAAAATTCATCTTCACTGTTTCATAGATCAGATCCCTTCAACCATTGACAGAGAAATTAAAGAGATTACAGAAAATGTATTTTTTTACAAAAAGAAGAAGAATCCTCTGCTTTATTTTTCATCAACGCCTTTCGCTGCTGCGATCAGAAAATCTGAAGAACTTATTAAAAATCTGGACAGGAATAAAGCTCCCATCTTGTTTGAGGGTTTACAAACCACGCAAATTATACGGTTTTTGAGAGAGAATGACCACAAACTCTACCTCCGTTATCACAATAACGAAAAGGAGTACTATAAAGGTCTTTCCGGATCGGAGAACAACCTATTCAAAAAGATCATCTACTCCATTGAATCTTTAAAATATACAGGATATCAGAAAAAACTTTTAAAGAAATTTGACGCTGTATTCTGTCTGTCTGAGAAAGAATATCATGAAGTTGAATCCTATTCAAAGAATGCACACCTGATTCATATCTTTCACGGTAATGAATCGGTAAAGGAATTGGATCAAAAAGGAAAGTATTTTCTATTTCATGGAGATCTCACCACTGCAGACAATAAAAGAGCATTAAATGAGACTATCGGTTTATTTAAAACGCTTCCACAATATAAATTGATTGTTGCCTCCGATCGTGCCAGTGAAGATATTAAAAACAAAATCTCAGCCGTTGAAAATATCAGCCTTACTCCTATTCAAACCAGAGAGAACCTTTACCGTCTTCTGGAAGGTGCTCATGCCAATATTTTAATTTCTTACCAAAATTCAGGAACAAAAGTGAAGCTTTTCAATACGCTTTACAACAGCCGTTTCGTGATTATTAACGGGAATATTACAGATGATCCGGTTTTAACAAATTTATGCCTGTATAGCGATGATATGAGCCAAATCCGTCAGCAGATTATCATCTCGGCTGAAAAAGACTATGATGACAATGAAAAAAGAAAGAATATTTTAGAAGCAAGTCACTCTGACAAAGCTAAAGCAGAAGAAATAGTAAAGCTAATTTTTAAAAATTAACCCTGTCCACCACTTTCTGGATATTAAATTCTTCAAGACAGGCCCAGTCACCTCTGTAACATTCCTTATCTCCAAAGACAGAACATGGTCTGCAGCTCAGGTCTTTTACCTGAACAACATCTTCCTCACTTTGTCCAAATCCCAGAAATCCTGCATAAGGATGAGTAGCTCCCCAGATAGAAATACATCGGGTTCCCACAAGACTTGCGAGGTGCATATTGGCAGAATCCATAGATATCATCAGTTCCAGTCCGGCAATATAATTGAGCTCTTCCGTAAGATTTAATTTTCCGGCAAGATTTTCTGTATTAGGAATCTCTGCTTCCCATTTTTCTAGAGTTTCCGTTTCTTTTTTACCTCCTCCAAAGAAATACACCGTATGTTTCTGAGCAAGAATTCTTACCAGTTCATACGATTTCGCCAAAGGAAGCATTTTCCCTTTATGCTGGGCAAAAGGGGCAAAACCAATCCCGGATTTTTGCGCCGAAACCGGTCTTAATTGATGAGAGAGTTCAACTTTGAAGCCCATTTCACGGAAAACATCTGCATAACGTTCCACTGTTTTTTTCAGCTGTACCTTTTCCAGATTCCAGATATCTGTAAGATGTTCTTTTTCTTCCTTGCCTTTATCAATTTTAAAGACCTTGAGCCCTTTCCTCCTGTATATTCTGTCTAAAACCTTGGTTCGGATTACATCATGGAGATTGGCAATACAATCCGGATTAAATTCACGGATCAGTTCGTTACTCAGTTTTCTCAATCCGAAAAGACCTTTGTAATCATCCAGGTCAATCCCTTTAAAAGTTACATTGGAAATTCCAGTAAACAACGCCTCAAAATTTTTCCTGGAGACCATAATAATTTCCACACCGGGGTTCTGCTCCAGAAATTCTCTGAAAACAGGTACGGTCATCGCAACATCTCCGAATGCGGAAAAACGATATGCTAAAATTCTGGTCACGGTTATGATTTCAGTTGGTAAGCAACTGCATAAAACTTGATCTGCTTTGTCATCGCCATAAGTCCGTTGGCTCTGGAAGGTGAAAGAAACTCCTGTAGTCCTATTTCTCCGATAAAATCAAAATCAGAATCCAGGATTTCCTGAGTGGAATGTCCACTGTAAATACTTACTAAAAGAGAAACGATCCCTTTTGGTAGAATACCATCAGAATCTGCATTAAAGAAAAGTTTCCCGTCTTTAAATTCAGCATCAATCCAAACTTTGCTCTGGCAGCCTTTAATCAGATTTTCTTCTGTTTTCTTATCTTCAGCCAAGCCTTTCAGTTCTTTTCCAAGATCAATGATGTACTCATACTTTTGCTCCCAATCTTCAAGAAAAGCGAATTCATCTATTATTTCCTGCTGTTTTTCTTTAATGGTCATTTTAAATCAAATTTCTTTTGCAAAGATAACCAATTTTGTAAAAATTATTTACAGGATGCTTTTTCAAAAAGTTGGAGGATTTTTGTCTCTTCATTCTCCCAGCAAAATACATCTGCTGCCTTATTTAATTCGCTCTGATAATAATGTCTTCCTCTCTGAAGAACAAGATTGATTGCTTTTTCAATGGTTTCAGGCTGATGATCCGGAATAACTTCTCCTACATTAAATTGATTTTTTATCCTTTGCATTTCCGGAAAATTAATCATCACAAGCGGTACTCTCGATTGGATATAGTCACAAACCTTATTAGGAAGTGAATAATAGTAGCTTACTCCATTATTTTCTTCGAGACTGAATCCTGCATCAGCGGTTTTTGTTATTTCCCTGAGATTTTCCGGTTTCAGCTTACCCAGAAAAAAGACTTTATCCTGAAGTTTCTCCTGAATAACAAGTTCTTCGTATTCTTTTTTCTTCGGGCCGTCACCTGCAATTTTCAGAACAGCATCTTTAATATGATGCATGGCCACAATCATTTTTTCAATTCCCCTCGACTGATTAATCGCTCCCTGATACAGAATGATCTTTGGATGATTTTCAGGAATTTCCGGTGCTGAAAGAATTTTTCTCGGAATATTTCTAACCACTACCGGATTGACATTATACTGTTCATGAAACCATTCGGCATAGCTTTCACTTTCTGTCATCATCAGTTCCATATGGGGAACCAGCTTTCTTTCCAGCACTCTCCAGAATTTCTGAGAAAACCTGTTTTGAACCGATGGCATTTCCGTGAAAATTTCATGGCTGTCAAACACCAAAGGGATGTTCAGTTTTCTGGCAATGAGATAATTTGGCAGAAGTGCATCAATATCATTGGCATGGAGAATCGTATCTTTGTCCGCTTTTTTCTTCAGTTCTTTGTATAATTTCCAGTTGAATTCAAAATAAGCGGTCTTCAGGCTTTTAGACTTCAATCCTATTCTGGAAAAGGGATAAGGACGTTCCATTTTTTCATTTCCTTCCCAATCGTTACCAATCAGATCTATGGAATACCCGTTATCAAAAAGGGTTTTGCATACCTTCTCTATCCGTTGGTCAGTATACAGATTACTAAAAGCAGAAGTAATAATTTTTTTCCTCATCAATCTTTCTTGTCTAGTATTAAATAATAGATTTGAATGAAACAAATAAGCCCGTTTGGTATGATAACCGGCCAAAGCATTCCATTAAAGATACCATAAATGACAAAACAAATACAGCCAATCATGTTAACCACTCTGATTTTTTTTACATCTTTCAGTATGAAACTCAATACGATAAAAAGAGAAGCAGAATAGCCAATGTAAGTGGTAAGTTCAGGATTCATGGGGAAAATTTAAGGTTACAAACTTAATCATTTTCAATAAGATAATAAATTTTTTTCTGCCATAAAGTCATTAATTGATTTTTGGTAAAATATTTGTAATTTAGATAATGAATAAAAGGTAATGTTGCCTTTGTTCTAATGAGATATATTATGGATTATAAGTTTTCACAAGGTTTGAGCCAGGTGTTCAAACAAAGCAAAAGCGAAGCTAAAAGGCTGAAAAGTGAATTTCTTAATACAGAACATCTACTTTTAGGTATTATAAAAACGGAAAACTCTGCAAAAGAAATCCTTCAAAACCTTAATGCGGATTTAACACAAATCAGAAGAAAAATTGAAACTTTAAATACAGCAAGTCTTAATCCTATTTCTGAGGAGGTTACCAATATTTCTTTCACTAAGATGGCAGATCATGCGATCAAACGTGCAGAGTTAGAATGCCGACAGTATAAAAGCAATGAAATTAATACCGTTCACCTGCTTTTAGGTATTCTTTATAAATATGAGGACCCTACTTCAAATATTCTGGGAGCTTATGACATCGACTACGAAGGAGTTTCAAGAGAGTACCAGACTATGCTTAAAAATTCAGGCCAGTCTCCACAGATGAGTGCTTACGATGATGATGATGAGAGAGAGGAATTTGAGCAAATGAGAAAACCTACAGGAAATCTAGGTTCTGCAAAAAGTAAAACCCCTACATTGGACAACTTTGGTAGAGACCTTACTTCTTTGGCCAGAGACGGAAAACTGGACCCTGTGATCGGTCGTGAAAAAGAAATTGAGAGAGTTTCTCAGATCTTATCGCGTAGAAAGAAGAACAACCCGCTTCTTATCGGGGAGCCTGGAGTTGGTAAATCTGCGATCGCTGAAGGTTTAGCATTAAGAATTCAACAGAAAAAAGTGTCGAGAGTTCTTTACGGAAAACGTGTGATCACTTTAGACCTGGCAAGT
Encoded here:
- a CDS encoding bifunctional folylpolyglutamate synthase/dihydrofolate synthase translates to MTNEQYQEAIDWLFVQMPNYQIDGQKAYKPGLDNITKLCAFFGNPQDKIKCIHIGGTNGKGSSSNMLASVLQEAGYKTGLYNSPHLIDFTERIKVNGKNCNKEFVFDFIQKLKTIPEDIRPSFFEFTTIMAFEYFYQQQVDFAIIEVGLGGRLDSTNIIKPLISAITNVQLDHQNILGDTIEEIASEKAGIIKQHIPIISGDENEVVKNIIKKKATKENAALIDATLINTDLESDLKGNYQKKNVRVVLAAVEELRKLKVNISDEALEKGLLHVHQNTGFIGRWFEFSQHPLTICDTGHNQAGLEYVFSQLNSIDRHKHIILGFVNDKKIDDVMKLLPENSEFYFAKPSINRGRHPEDYENLLQEAKIFYKIFDSVQEAYLSAKERCTNEEMIFIGGSNFVVGDFLEKNLEIKE
- a CDS encoding glycosyltransferase, translated to MKQLHIISFNYPYPPSYGGIIDVYYKIKAISDMGIKIHLHCFIDQIPSTIDREIKEITENVFFYKKKKNPLLYFSSTPFAAAIRKSEELIKNLDRNKAPILFEGLQTTQIIRFLRENDHKLYLRYHNNEKEYYKGLSGSENNLFKKIIYSIESLKYTGYQKKLLKKFDAVFCLSEKEYHEVESYSKNAHLIHIFHGNESVKELDQKGKYFLFHGDLTTADNKRALNETIGLFKTLPQYKLIVASDRASEDIKNKISAVENISLTPIQTRENLYRLLEGAHANILISYQNSGTKVKLFNTLYNSRFVIINGNITDDPVLTNLCLYSDDMSQIRQQIIISAEKDYDDNEKRKNILEASHSDKAKAEEIVKLIFKN
- a CDS encoding glycosyltransferase family 9 protein, whose product is MTVPVFREFLEQNPGVEIIMVSRKNFEALFTGISNVTFKGIDLDDYKGLFGLRKLSNELIREFNPDCIANLHDVIRTKVLDRIYRRKGLKVFKIDKGKEEKEHLTDIWNLEKVQLKKTVERYADVFREMGFKVELSHQLRPVSAQKSGIGFAPFAQHKGKMLPLAKSYELVRILAQKHTVYFFGGGKKETETLEKWEAEIPNTENLAGKLNLTEELNYIAGLELMISMDSANMHLASLVGTRCISIWGATHPYAGFLGFGQSEEDVVQVKDLSCRPCSVFGDKECYRGDWACLEEFNIQKVVDRVNF
- a CDS encoding SufE family protein, producing MTIKEKQQEIIDEFAFLEDWEQKYEYIIDLGKELKGLAEDKKTEENLIKGCQSKVWIDAEFKDGKLFFNADSDGILPKGIVSLLVSIYSGHSTQEILDSDFDFIGEIGLQEFLSPSRANGLMAMTKQIKFYAVAYQLKS
- a CDS encoding glycosyltransferase, with the translated sequence MRKKIITSAFSNLYTDQRIEKVCKTLFDNGYSIDLIGNDWEGNEKMERPYPFSRIGLKSKSLKTAYFEFNWKLYKELKKKADKDTILHANDIDALLPNYLIARKLNIPLVFDSHEIFTEMPSVQNRFSQKFWRVLERKLVPHMELMMTESESYAEWFHEQYNVNPVVVRNIPRKILSAPEIPENHPKIILYQGAINQSRGIEKMIVAMHHIKDAVLKIAGDGPKKKEYEELVIQEKLQDKVFFLGKLKPENLREITKTADAGFSLEENNGVSYYYSLPNKVCDYIQSRVPLVMINFPEMQRIKNQFNVGEVIPDHQPETIEKAINLVLQRGRHYYQSELNKAADVFCWENEETKILQLFEKASCK
- a CDS encoding uroporphyrinogen decarboxylase, producing MNPELTTYIGYSASLFIVLSFILKDVKKIRVVNMIGCICFVIYGIFNGMLWPVIIPNGLICFIQIYYLILDKKD